A single genomic interval of Peribacillus sp. FSL H8-0477 harbors:
- a CDS encoding aldehyde dehydrogenase family protein — MLNHTKQYINGEWVSSTGSDTIEVVNPATEEVMGKISAGTEEDVNRAVQAAKEAFHSFSQMTVEDRIKLLEDIAKEYENRKDDLIKVMTEELGAPITKSEEIHYQMGLSHFKQAAEQLKTFEFSEERGNSYIQKEPIGVAGLITPWNFPTNQISTKLASALAAGSTLVVKPASQTPFASIILAEIFDKVGVPKGVFNLVNGSGSTVGEAISKHPDIALISFTGSGPVGSSLMKNAADGIKNVSLELGGKSPLVILKDADVNVAAKTALSQIATNTGQVCSAGTRVIVPKEMHDDFIEAMKELVSEFPVGDPQDKHTFMGPQVSKDQWETVQSYIKKGQEEGATLAIGGPGRPDGIDKGFYSQITVFTDVKNDMTIAQEEIFGPVMSVITYNDIDEAIDIANDTIFGLAAYIIGNDKEELKKVALQVKAGQITINNSKVDMSAPFGGFKQSGIGREWGDYGIEEFLEPKTIMGMPS; from the coding sequence ATGCTTAATCATACAAAACAATACATCAACGGTGAATGGGTAAGCTCTACTGGATCAGACACGATTGAAGTAGTGAACCCAGCAACAGAAGAAGTAATGGGTAAGATTAGCGCAGGAACAGAAGAAGATGTGAATCGGGCTGTCCAGGCAGCAAAAGAGGCGTTTCATTCCTTTTCTCAAATGACTGTTGAAGATCGAATTAAACTTTTAGAGGATATTGCAAAAGAATATGAAAATCGTAAAGATGATTTAATCAAAGTAATGACCGAAGAGTTAGGTGCTCCCATTACAAAATCGGAGGAAATTCATTATCAAATGGGGCTTTCACACTTTAAGCAGGCCGCAGAGCAATTGAAGACGTTCGAATTTTCGGAGGAAAGAGGGAACTCTTATATCCAGAAGGAACCGATTGGAGTTGCAGGGCTGATTACACCGTGGAATTTCCCAACCAATCAGATTTCCACAAAGCTGGCTAGTGCATTGGCAGCCGGAAGCACCTTAGTGGTGAAACCTGCCTCTCAAACACCGTTTGCATCTATAATTCTAGCAGAAATTTTTGATAAGGTTGGTGTTCCTAAAGGTGTCTTTAACCTTGTAAATGGTTCAGGGTCAACCGTTGGGGAAGCAATCAGCAAACATCCTGATATCGCTTTAATCTCCTTTACGGGTTCAGGTCCGGTTGGGAGCAGCTTAATGAAGAATGCAGCTGATGGGATTAAAAATGTCTCATTAGAACTTGGAGGAAAATCACCTTTAGTCATTTTAAAAGATGCAGATGTAAATGTAGCAGCAAAAACCGCTTTAAGTCAGATTGCTACAAATACAGGACAGGTATGTTCCGCAGGAACGCGGGTGATCGTACCAAAAGAAATGCATGATGATTTCATTGAAGCAATGAAGGAATTAGTATCAGAATTTCCGGTTGGCGATCCTCAGGACAAACATACATTTATGGGTCCACAAGTTTCTAAAGATCAGTGGGAAACCGTTCAATCTTATATCAAAAAAGGTCAGGAAGAAGGAGCCACCCTTGCAATCGGCGGTCCGGGCAGACCTGATGGAATTGATAAAGGATTCTATTCTCAAATAACTGTTTTCACAGATGTAAAGAACGATATGACGATTGCTCAGGAAGAAATTTTTGGACCGGTCATGTCAGTCATTACGTATAATGATATTGACGAAGCAATTGACATTGCCAACGATACCATTTTCGGCCTAGCAGCATATATAATCGGAAATGATAAAGAAGAACTGAAGAAAGTCGCATTACAGGTTAAAGCCGGACAAATCACGATTAATAACAGTAAAGTAGATATGTCCGCCCCATTTGGCGGCTTTAAACAATCTGGTATTGGTCGTGAATGGGGAGATTATGGGATTGAAGAATTCCTTGAACCAAAAACGATAATGGGAATGCCCTCTTAA
- a CDS encoding IS1182 family transposase has protein sequence MFKEYNMNQLVLPLDLEVKLHKNDLAFHVHHLVESIPHEALEPFLRNEGCPAYHPRMMLKIILCAYTQSVFSGRKMEALLQDSLRMMWLAQGYEPSYRTINRFRVHPEVKELIRQCFVQFRCQLVQEKLIDQEAIFIDGTKIEANANKFTFVWKKSIENYHKSLIEKSNQLYDELIEKEIIPEIERENVEQLSSDELAQVVQKVEDVISEYDKEIEASSDAAERKTLRSERKFPKQVRKQVLNLLIRKQNYQRDFEIFGTRNSYSKTDPDATFMRMKDDYMKNGQLKAGYNLQVATEGQYTLAYSLFSNPTDTRTLIPFLDQIEQNYFELPKHIVADAGYGSEQNYDDILSNRKREALITYGMYQKEQKKKYKQNEFNPDNWQYDKENDTYTCPNQQRLVFKNHSVRTDKSGFTREFKLYECENCTGCPFRSSCTKAKEGTNRKLMVNEKWEQQKEYVRAKLSEEKTSSIYRQRKIDVEPVFGFLKANLRFNRFSVRGQKKVENEMGFALMAVNIRKFAVSR, from the coding sequence ATGTTTAAAGAGTATAACATGAATCAATTAGTTTTGCCTTTAGATTTAGAAGTGAAATTACACAAAAATGATCTTGCCTTCCACGTCCATCACTTAGTTGAAAGTATTCCTCATGAAGCGTTGGAACCTTTCCTGCGAAATGAGGGCTGTCCTGCCTATCATCCACGCATGATGTTGAAAATTATCTTATGTGCCTATACGCAATCTGTTTTTTCAGGGCGGAAAATGGAAGCTCTTTTACAGGACAGCCTCCGAATGATGTGGTTAGCACAAGGATATGAACCAAGTTATCGCACCATTAACCGTTTTCGTGTTCATCCAGAAGTAAAGGAATTAATCCGGCAATGTTTCGTTCAATTCCGTTGCCAGCTTGTTCAAGAGAAACTCATTGATCAAGAAGCAATCTTTATTGATGGAACAAAGATTGAAGCGAATGCGAACAAATTTACATTCGTGTGGAAAAAGTCTATTGAAAACTATCATAAAAGCTTAATCGAAAAATCTAATCAGTTATATGATGAGCTCATTGAAAAAGAAATCATTCCCGAAATCGAACGAGAAAACGTAGAGCAATTGTCCTCAGACGAGTTGGCTCAAGTGGTTCAAAAAGTAGAGGATGTCATTTCTGAATATGACAAAGAAATAGAAGCATCTTCAGATGCGGCAGAACGAAAAACGTTAAGAAGCGAACGAAAATTTCCAAAACAAGTACGGAAACAAGTCCTAAATTTACTTATAAGAAAACAGAACTATCAGCGAGACTTTGAAATCTTTGGCACCAGGAATAGTTATTCAAAAACAGACCCCGATGCGACCTTTATGCGAATGAAAGATGATTATATGAAGAACGGTCAATTGAAAGCTGGTTATAATCTTCAAGTCGCAACAGAAGGCCAATACACCCTGGCCTATAGCCTATTTTCGAATCCGACCGATACTCGCACCCTCATTCCGTTCTTAGATCAAATTGAGCAAAATTATTTCGAGTTGCCGAAGCACATCGTCGCAGATGCCGGATATGGAAGCGAACAGAATTATGATGATATTCTTTCGAATCGTAAAAGGGAAGCATTAATTACCTATGGGATGTACCAGAAAGAGCAGAAGAAAAAATACAAACAAAACGAATTTAATCCAGACAACTGGCAGTATGATAAAGAAAACGATACATACACGTGTCCGAATCAGCAGCGTTTGGTCTTCAAAAATCATTCCGTGCGTACGGACAAATCAGGATTCACACGCGAGTTCAAACTATATGAGTGTGAAAACTGCACAGGCTGTCCATTCCGTTCCTCTTGCACCAAAGCAAAGGAAGGTACGAACCGAAAATTAATGGTGAATGAAAAATGGGAACAGCAAAAAGAATATGTAAGAGCGAAGCTTTCAGAAGAAAAAACAAGTTCCATCTACCGTCAACGGAAAATAGATGTGGAACCAGTTTTTGGATTTTTGAAGGCTAATTTGCGTTTCAACCGATTTTCTGTCCGCGGACAGAAAAAGGTTGAAAATGAAATGGGATTTGCATTAATGGCCGTGAATATAAGGAAATTCGCGGTCAGTAGGTAA
- a CDS encoding VOC family protein, whose product MDYILDHIGIAVRSIDDALPFYLTVLNGVVEDRYTSDAPGVEVHVAVVRTNDKVIELLSPTNKNSPMARFIKQRGKGVHHIAYRVDDLDEAILEARKKGVRFLEDTLRTNARGRKLIYVNPASTDGTLIELCSYPSQK is encoded by the coding sequence TTGGATTATATTTTAGATCATATTGGAATTGCGGTAAGAAGTATTGATGACGCGCTTCCATTTTACCTTACTGTCTTAAATGGAGTAGTGGAGGACAGATATACAAGTGATGCACCTGGGGTGGAGGTTCATGTTGCGGTTGTCAGAACGAATGATAAAGTAATTGAATTACTGTCACCTACGAATAAGAATTCGCCAATGGCTCGGTTTATTAAGCAGCGTGGAAAAGGGGTGCACCATATTGCTTATCGAGTGGACGATTTGGATGAAGCGATACTAGAGGCAAGAAAAAAGGGAGTGCGTTTTCTTGAGGATACACTTCGTACAAACGCACGTGGTCGGAAACTAATTTATGTTAACCCTGCATCAACTGACGGTACATTGATTGAACTTTGCAGCTATCCATCACAAAAGTAA
- a CDS encoding YckD family protein, whose translation MKKLVFSLLAFTFLLTAGFNVSALANETKAAPEQEKTVTLTQAQQAEIGAIHKELLAKQKQLIQKYVEFGALSKEKADQVNNHFEKHYERMEQNGFEFPQHRHQKHEKPE comes from the coding sequence ATGAAAAAACTCGTATTTAGTTTACTGGCTTTTACCTTTTTATTAACCGCAGGTTTCAATGTTTCGGCATTAGCAAATGAAACTAAAGCGGCACCGGAACAAGAAAAAACAGTCACATTAACACAGGCACAACAAGCTGAGATTGGGGCTATCCATAAAGAACTTCTTGCTAAGCAAAAACAACTCATACAGAAATATGTTGAGTTTGGCGCTCTATCAAAGGAAAAAGCAGACCAAGTAAATAACCACTTTGAAAAACATTACGAAAGAATGGAACAAAACGGTTTTGAATTTCCACAACACAGACACCAAAAGCACGAGAAGCCAGAATAA
- a CDS encoding GNAT family N-acetyltransferase, with protein sequence MNPIVNEIPTSLETERLILRIPFLSGDGRVVNEAIRESITELSKWLPFAQEIPPVEETETNLRNAHIKFLARESLRFLIFHKETEEFIGTSSIHNIDWEIKTGDIGYWINKKFSGNGYMIEAIKRLTDLGMNQLTLNRLEIRCEAANIKSQAIPEKLGFQLEAVLKSEDLSADGKNLTDTYVYGMIVEDYEGQSN encoded by the coding sequence GTGAATCCTATAGTAAATGAAATTCCTACATCGCTCGAAACAGAAAGATTAATTCTTCGGATCCCTTTCTTGTCGGGTGACGGAAGGGTAGTGAACGAGGCAATTAGGGAATCCATTACTGAATTAAGCAAATGGCTGCCCTTTGCGCAGGAAATCCCTCCTGTCGAAGAAACAGAGACCAATCTGAGAAATGCGCACATAAAGTTTTTAGCACGAGAAAGTCTCCGTTTTCTCATTTTCCATAAAGAGACAGAAGAATTCATAGGAACATCGAGTATTCATAATATTGATTGGGAGATAAAGACGGGGGACATAGGTTACTGGATTAATAAGAAATTTAGCGGCAATGGGTATATGATAGAAGCAATCAAGCGGTTAACAGATCTTGGAATGAACCAATTGACATTGAATCGATTAGAAATTAGATGCGAGGCAGCAAACATAAAAAGCCAAGCGATTCCGGAGAAACTGGGATTCCAGTTAGAGGCAGTTTTGAAGAGTGAGGATTTATCAGCAGATGGAAAGAACCTTACGGATACATACGTGTATGGAATGATCGTGGAAGATTATGAGGGTCAGAGTAACTGA
- a CDS encoding alpha/beta hydrolase, producing MLEIISLYIASFEEERRIRIYLPKNYTNKKQSYPVLYMHDGQNVFQDHDAIGGTSLNLEHYLDKNELNVIVVGIDQNSEERINEYCPWITGEYSKKITGHNSYEGGKGKLYVDFIVNHLKPYIDNKYRTLKEHTALAGISLGGLISIYAMCRYPQVFRNIAVFSSAFYRNQEELETLIRDSDLSFIERVYVDCGTKEAGDEEIINKEFLASNNAIYDLLKEKTSNVKLKTIIDAEHNYLSFRERVPELLAFLHKKYS from the coding sequence TTGCTAGAAATAATATCTTTATACATAGCATCTTTTGAAGAAGAAAGACGGATAAGAATATATCTACCTAAAAATTATACGAACAAAAAACAGAGTTACCCAGTCTTGTATATGCATGATGGGCAAAACGTATTTCAGGATCATGACGCAATAGGTGGAACGTCTTTAAACCTTGAACATTATCTAGATAAAAACGAATTGAATGTTATCGTTGTAGGGATAGACCAAAATAGTGAAGAGAGAATCAATGAATATTGTCCGTGGATAACTGGGGAATATAGCAAAAAAATAACAGGTCATAATAGTTATGAAGGTGGAAAGGGAAAACTATATGTAGATTTTATCGTGAATCATCTAAAGCCATACATAGATAATAAATATCGTACACTAAAAGAACATACTGCATTGGCAGGAATATCTTTAGGTGGACTTATTTCGATTTACGCTATGTGTCGTTACCCTCAAGTATTCAGAAATATTGCTGTTTTTTCTTCAGCTTTTTACCGGAACCAAGAAGAACTAGAAACGTTAATCCGAGATTCTGATTTGTCATTCATTGAAAGAGTCTACGTAGATTGTGGAACGAAAGAAGCTGGTGATGAAGAAATCATTAATAAGGAATTTTTAGCTTCGAATAACGCTATTTATGATCTCTTAAAAGAAAAAACATCAAATGTGAAATTAAAAACGATTATAGATGCGGAACATAATTATTTATCTTTTCGAGAAAGAGTACCTGAATTACTAGCATTTTTACATAAAAAGTACTCATGA